A region of the Ktedonobacteraceae bacterium genome:
CGAAGAGGCGGTATCCATCGAAGACCAACTGGCCAACGTGCGGCTCGAACAACAGAAAACCCTGGCTATGCTCCACGACAAGATATTGACGTTGACCGATAAGGAGAAGGCCACCTATAACGAGAAGCTCGCTGGACTGAGGGAGCAGGAGCGAGAACTGTTAGAAGCACAGGAACAGGCAACACAGGCCGACTTCAAAAAAGACTTTGAGGAGTTAGAGGATTTACTGGCAGACATCCCTGGGCGACTTGACGGCGCTATGATGCTGCGCAAACAGAAGCTGGCGAAGCTCATCACGGAAAGCGTCACCATCGAAGAGGTGAGTGTCCATTGGCTGCGCTTAACAGTCTACTGGCGTGGGCCGCTGGCCAATAGACCTGACATCTGTCTAATCTGGCGGCAGAGAGGCAGGCGCAGCGAGGAATGGGCAGCAGCAGAGGATGTGTATATCAAGGCCAATTATCCAGATGGGGATAAGCTTACGATGCTGGAAGCGCTGCCGAGCCGAAGCTGGAATATGATCTACCAGCGGGCGCTCACGCTCGGCGTCCACCGGCGAGTCAATACGCTTAATACAATACCTCAGAATGTGACCGTGGAGGACTTGAATGTCATACCCGACAGGGAGATGGCGCTGCAGCTGGTCGAGGAGGCGGCGAAACGTGGGAACCGTTCGTACGGCATCTGGCTCTACTCAGCGGGGTTAGCCGATTTTGCGCGGGAGGTTGAACAACGGAATATCAATTCTGGTAGTTTGCCCATCCCATTTCCGAGAGGTTCCAGTGCAGGTCATCTTCATGCAGATCAAGCCAATATTTGCCGGTGATGGTATGCCCAATAGGATAGCTGGCGTGCGTGTGCAGCACCATCTTAGGATAACCCACCGTACCAGAGGTGAAGTAGACCAGGCAGGGGTCATCGCTGCGCGTCTTCGGCCCCGTGAATTCCGGGAAGGCCTCCTCAACAACCTGGTGGTAGCTCGTCCAGCCTTCGCGTCCAGCAACGCCCGCATTTGGCGCGACCAGAATCGCTACTTTGATCGTGGGACATTCGCTGCGCACCTGGTCGAACTTGGCAGCGCCCTCCTCATCGGTGATGATCGCAGCGGCCTCGGCAATCTCGGAGCGGAACTGGATATCTTTCGGCGTCAGTAGGGTGGTGCAGGGAATGGGAATCGCGCCCAGCTTCATCAATCCCAACACACTCTCCCACCATTCTGGGACGCGCGGTAGCATCACCAGCACACGGTCATCTTTCTTGATGCCGAGGCTGCTGAAGGCATTGGCGACGCGGTTGGAGCGTTCGGCAAACTGGGCGAAGGTGATGTGCCGCTCTTCACCGTTTTGTCCAATCCACAGCATGGCGAGTTTGTTGGGGTCGTCGGCCCATTTGCCGATCACATCAATGGCAAAGTTAAAATATTCGGGCACATCAAGATGGAAACTACGACGTTCGGCCTCATAATCCGTCATATTCGGTGTTCTAGATACGACCATGTGCAACACTCCTTCCAGGATAGGATGCAAAAGATACACAACGTTGTGTCTGGCTACCATCTTCTTGTATCATATCATGAAAGTGCGACCAGTGCAGCCCCGATGTAGGATATCCGACTATTTCAGCAGAACCCGATGCTGGTCGACACCGTTTGAGATAAATTTTGAAAGGGGGAACAACCGCTTTTAGAGCATGGCGCTCCGCTGTTTTTCCTCGACTCGACTCTTGACGTTGCGTCCCCAGATGCGTATACTATGTTCGGCAACTGATGTGTTCGGCAACTCTGAGGAGCATGCCTGCGCCCGTGTTTCGTTCGCGCGAGCGAGGCGATGGTTCCTCTGCGGTGTTCGGCAATGGTAGGAGCATCCCGGCCCAGCGCCATTCATTAAGAGAGCAAGTAGGGATGAAGCAATCCTCTCATATGACCGGTGTGGTCCAGGACATGATCCTGACCTTTGAGCACGAGGGAGGCGAGGCGACGGCAGCGGTGGGCTCGGCCGCCTGGT
Encoded here:
- a CDS encoding AMP-binding protein; this encodes MVVSRTPNMTDYEAERRSFHLDVPEYFNFAIDVIGKWADDPNKLAMLWIGQNGEERHITFAQFAERSNRVANAFSSLGIKKDDRVLVMLPRVPEWWESVLGLMKLGAIPIPCTTLLTPKDIQFRSEIAEAAAIITDEEGAAKFDQVRSECPTIKVAILVAPNAGVAGREGWTSYHQVVEEAFPEFTGPKTRSDDPCLVYFTSGTVGYPKMVLHTHASYPIGHTITGKYWLDLHEDDLHWNLSEMGWANYQN